From a single Couchioplanes caeruleus genomic region:
- the dacB gene encoding D-alanyl-D-alanine carboxypeptidase/D-alanyl-D-alanine endopeptidase, whose protein sequence is MLLAVTLVVRPGPVDGWLSSAPTTPPPGTPAPDPTPTPVLLAAPTDGTAPTAEGVKAAIGPLVTAPALGPQVNVSVVDAATGTSLYERNADTMTTPASTTKVLTAATVLAARGPAYRLTTRAVAGNAPGEVVLVGGGDPTLSVDADGQFPGAARLDKLAAQVKKALGGTKPAKVVIDTSLYAGKETAVGWDGDVIGGGQVARIQALMTNAGRIEPVHNEFGGDPRFSDPALAAGKAFARRLGVPTGAVTRGTAPAAPAQAASSAPTTAAAPGTELGKVESPPLVHVIDWMLQQSDNVIAEAMGRQVALAAGEEASFDGAAKAMVAKLAELGLPADEANLYDASGLSRHNGISPKLLTDVLTLAAAGKHPELSSLFGGLPVAGWSGTLRTRFATPAPNRVGQGLVRAKTGSLTGVNTIAGEVVTRDGRLLVFAIMADATGASGAARQALDKIAAKLVTCGCQ, encoded by the coding sequence GTGCTGCTGGCGGTGACGCTGGTCGTGCGGCCGGGGCCGGTGGACGGCTGGCTGTCGTCCGCTCCCACGACCCCGCCCCCGGGCACCCCGGCGCCCGACCCCACGCCGACGCCCGTGCTGCTCGCCGCGCCCACCGACGGCACCGCCCCGACGGCCGAGGGCGTCAAGGCGGCGATCGGGCCGCTGGTGACCGCACCCGCGCTGGGCCCGCAGGTGAACGTCTCCGTGGTGGACGCGGCGACCGGCACCTCCCTGTACGAGCGCAACGCCGACACGATGACCACGCCCGCCTCCACCACGAAGGTCCTGACCGCCGCGACCGTGCTGGCCGCGCGCGGTCCCGCCTACCGGCTCACCACCCGGGCCGTGGCCGGGAACGCGCCGGGCGAGGTCGTGCTCGTGGGCGGCGGCGATCCCACGCTGTCGGTCGACGCCGACGGCCAGTTCCCGGGCGCGGCCCGGCTCGACAAGCTCGCCGCCCAGGTCAAGAAGGCTCTCGGCGGCACCAAGCCGGCCAAGGTCGTGATCGACACCTCCCTGTACGCGGGCAAGGAGACCGCCGTCGGCTGGGACGGCGACGTCATCGGCGGCGGCCAGGTCGCCCGGATCCAGGCGCTGATGACCAACGCCGGGCGCATCGAGCCGGTGCACAACGAGTTCGGCGGCGACCCGCGGTTCAGCGACCCGGCGCTGGCGGCCGGCAAGGCGTTCGCCCGGCGGCTGGGTGTCCCGACCGGTGCGGTGACCCGGGGCACCGCGCCGGCCGCCCCCGCGCAGGCGGCTTCCTCCGCGCCCACCACCGCGGCGGCGCCGGGAACCGAGCTCGGCAAGGTGGAGTCGCCGCCGCTGGTGCACGTCATCGACTGGATGCTGCAGCAGAGCGACAACGTGATCGCCGAGGCCATGGGCCGCCAGGTCGCGCTCGCCGCGGGCGAGGAAGCCTCGTTCGACGGCGCCGCCAAGGCCATGGTCGCCAAGCTCGCCGAGCTCGGGCTGCCGGCCGACGAGGCCAACCTGTACGACGCCAGCGGCCTGTCCCGCCACAACGGCATCAGCCCGAAGCTGCTCACCGACGTGCTCACGCTGGCCGCCGCCGGCAAGCACCCGGAGCTGAGTAGCCTTTTCGGCGGCCTGCCGGTGGCCGGATGGTCGGGCACGCTGCGGACGCGGTTCGCCACGCCCGCCCCCAACCGGGTGGGCCAGGGGCTGGTCCGCGCCAAGACCGGCTCGCTCACCGGGGTCAACACGATCGCGGGCGAGGTGGTCACCCGGGACGGCCGGCTGCTGGTCTTCGCGATCATGGCGGATGCCACCGGCGCGTCCGGCGCGGCCCGCCAGGCCCTCGACAAGATCGCAGCCAAGCTGGTGACCTGCGGCTGCCAGTAG
- a CDS encoding zinc-dependent metalloprotease: protein MAQFVDWDLAAATAGALSKSGPAVSYEEAMQVVAQLRELTDEARSHVAAYTGLTPQVEGPPVRVVDRKDWAAVNIAGLKEVIIPLVSRLSGDRQPGALTDAIGSRVTGVQAGTVLAYLSGRVLGQYEVFSAEPGQLLLNAPNIVEVERKLGADPRDFRLWVCLHEVTHLTQFQAVPWMRGYFLGEVQAFVDASQSGEHILERMRRGVATLSDALRDPDSRSSVLDIVQTPAQKAVLDRLTALMTLLEGHAEFVMDGVGPEVIPSVDAIRAKFNQRRESGNPLEKAIRRLLGIEVKMRQYAEGRKFVHGVVERVGMTGFNKIFSSPLTLPRLEELGDPDAWVARVHGPVGLAS, encoded by the coding sequence ATGGCGCAGTTCGTTGACTGGGATCTGGCCGCCGCCACCGCGGGCGCGCTGTCGAAATCCGGCCCCGCGGTGTCCTACGAGGAAGCCATGCAGGTGGTCGCCCAGCTGCGCGAGCTCACCGACGAGGCGCGCAGCCACGTCGCCGCGTACACGGGGCTGACCCCGCAGGTCGAGGGTCCGCCGGTGCGGGTCGTGGACCGCAAGGACTGGGCCGCGGTGAACATCGCCGGCCTCAAGGAAGTCATCATTCCGCTGGTCAGCCGCCTCTCCGGGGATCGGCAGCCCGGCGCGCTCACCGACGCGATCGGCTCCCGGGTCACCGGCGTGCAGGCCGGCACCGTGCTGGCGTACCTGTCCGGCCGGGTCCTCGGCCAGTACGAAGTCTTCTCCGCCGAGCCGGGGCAGCTGCTGCTCAACGCCCCGAACATCGTCGAGGTGGAGCGCAAGCTGGGCGCCGACCCGCGCGACTTCCGGCTCTGGGTGTGCCTGCACGAGGTCACCCACCTCACCCAGTTCCAGGCCGTGCCGTGGATGCGCGGCTACTTCCTCGGCGAGGTCCAGGCGTTCGTCGACGCCTCGCAGAGCGGCGAGCACATCCTCGAGCGCATGCGCCGCGGCGTGGCCACGCTGTCCGACGCGCTGCGCGACCCCGACAGCCGCTCCTCGGTGCTCGACATCGTGCAGACGCCGGCGCAGAAGGCCGTGCTCGACCGCCTCACCGCCCTCATGACGCTGCTGGAGGGGCACGCCGAGTTCGTCATGGACGGCGTGGGACCCGAGGTCATCCCGTCCGTGGACGCCATCCGCGCCAAGTTCAACCAGCGCCGCGAGAGCGGCAACCCGCTCGAGAAGGCCATCCGCCGGCTGCTGGGCATCGAGGTCAAGATGCGCCAGTACGCGGAGGGCCGCAAGTTCGTGCACGGCGTCGTGGAGCGGGTCGGGATGACCGGCTTCAACAAGATCTTCAGCTCGCCGCTGACCCTGCCCCGGCTCGAGGAGCTGGGCGACCCCGACGCGTGGGTGGCCCGGGTGCACGGCCCGGTCGGTCTCGCCTCGTAA
- the tilS gene encoding tRNA lysidine(34) synthetase TilS produces the protein MARIPPPVATVRSAVRAALSALRGPVLVACSGGADSLALAAAAAFIGPRSGVPVGLVTVDHQLQEGSAARASAVAAWARSAGLAPVEVATVTVGGRPGGPEAAAREARYEALSSVAERTGAAAVLLGHTRDDQAETVLLALARGAGPRGVAGMPYRRGIFLRPLLDVPRADTRKACAALGLSTWDDPHNTDDAYARSRVRADALPALVTTLGPAVVANLARTASLVAADVAYLDAVAAEALSSARSAHGLSVAVLHALPEAIRGRVLHAWARELGAPGTALSHRHVAALDALVTGWHGQGPAALPGGIHVARRAGDLMRTDL, from the coding sequence ATGGCGCGCATCCCGCCGCCGGTGGCGACCGTCCGCTCGGCGGTCCGGGCGGCGCTCAGCGCACTGCGCGGGCCGGTGCTCGTCGCGTGTTCCGGCGGCGCCGACTCGCTGGCGCTGGCGGCCGCGGCGGCGTTCATCGGGCCGCGGTCGGGCGTGCCGGTCGGCCTCGTCACGGTTGACCACCAGCTCCAGGAGGGCTCGGCCGCGCGGGCTTCCGCCGTGGCCGCGTGGGCGCGGTCGGCGGGGCTGGCGCCGGTCGAGGTGGCGACCGTGACGGTCGGTGGGCGGCCCGGCGGACCGGAGGCGGCCGCGCGCGAGGCCAGATATGAGGCTCTTTCCTCCGTGGCGGAGCGAACCGGTGCGGCGGCCGTGCTGCTCGGTCACACCCGCGACGACCAGGCCGAGACCGTGCTCCTGGCGCTGGCCCGGGGCGCCGGGCCGCGCGGGGTGGCCGGGATGCCGTACCGCCGCGGGATCTTCCTCCGCCCGCTGCTGGACGTCCCACGTGCCGACACGCGCAAGGCCTGCGCCGCGCTGGGCCTGTCGACCTGGGACGACCCCCACAACACCGATGACGCGTACGCCCGTTCGCGGGTGCGCGCCGACGCGTTGCCGGCCCTGGTGACCACCCTCGGCCCGGCGGTGGTGGCCAACCTGGCCCGTACGGCGTCCCTGGTCGCCGCCGACGTCGCCTACCTGGACGCCGTCGCCGCCGAGGCCCTGAGTTCGGCACGCTCGGCCCACGGGCTGTCCGTGGCCGTCCTGCACGCGCTGCCGGAGGCGATCCGGGGCCGGGTGCTGCACGCCTGGGCGCGGGAGCTGGGGGCGCCGGGAACGGCCCTGTCCCACCGGCACGTGGCGGCCCTCGACGCGCTCGTCACCGGCTGGCACGGCCAGGGACCGGCCGCGTTGCCGGGCGGGATCCACGTGGCACGCCGAGCGGGTGACCTCATGCGGACTGATCTGTGA
- the hpt gene encoding hypoxanthine phosphoribosyltransferase produces the protein MADGSWYDADIDRVIISEEQIREKTEELAKQVAADYADAEGGVLLVCVLKGAVMFMADFARALGRQGPPCEMEFMAVSSYGSGTTSSGVVRILKDLDRDIAGRHVVIVEDIVDSGLTLSWLMKYLRSRSPESVEVVALFRKPDAIKVPVPTKYVGFDIPSEFVVGYGLDFSERYREVPYVGVLKPEVYARS, from the coding sequence ATGGCAGACGGCTCCTGGTACGACGCCGACATCGACCGCGTGATCATCTCCGAGGAACAGATCCGCGAGAAGACCGAAGAGCTGGCCAAGCAGGTCGCCGCCGATTACGCGGACGCCGAGGGTGGCGTGCTCCTGGTCTGCGTGCTCAAGGGCGCGGTCATGTTCATGGCGGACTTCGCGCGTGCGCTGGGCCGGCAGGGTCCCCCTTGCGAGATGGAGTTCATGGCCGTCTCGTCGTACGGCTCCGGCACCACGTCCTCCGGGGTGGTGCGCATCCTCAAGGACCTGGACCGCGACATCGCGGGCCGGCACGTGGTCATCGTCGAGGACATCGTCGACTCCGGCCTGACGCTGTCCTGGCTGATGAAGTACCTGCGGTCCCGGTCGCCGGAGAGCGTCGAGGTGGTGGCGCTGTTCCGCAAGCCCGACGCCATCAAGGTGCCCGTGCCGACCAAGTACGTCGGCTTCGACATCCCGAGCGAGTTCGTGGTCGGCTACGGCCTGGACTTCTCGGAGCGCTACCGCGAGGTGCCCTACGTGGGAGTACTCAAGCCCGAGGTGTACGCCCGTAGCTGA
- the ftsH gene encoding ATP-dependent zinc metalloprotease FtsH, whose amino-acid sequence MERTRFFRRPVVWIILVIIGAIALSSFFTSGPSYQRVDTSVVLERLNQPGIKKVIQEDKEQTLQLELAAPERFDGKTTDKIETQYPYELTDEIWNDVQQAKTQGRITGTIDATVSGDSILLSLLVNLLPIAILVILLLLFMSQMQGGGSRVLNFGKSKAKMLTKDMPKTTFADVAGADEAVEELQEIKDFLQNPAKYQALGAKIPKGVLLFGQPGTGKTLLARAVAGEAGVPFYSISGSDFVEMFVGVGASRVRDLFEQAKANAPAIVFVDEIDAVGRHRGAGMGGGHDEREQTLNQLLVEMDGFDTKGGVILIAATNRPDILDPALLRPGRFDRQIPVDNPDMEGRRAILRVHAKGKPFTPDVDLDSVARRTPGFSGADLANVINEAALLTARNDKRAISNYYLEEAIDRVIAGPERRSRAMSDNEKKITAYHEGGHALVAYALPHSAPVHKVTILPRGRSLGHTLVLPTEDKYTQTRAEMIDTLAYALGGRAAEELVFHEPTTGAGNDIEKASGLARAMVTQYGMSSKLGAVKYGSNNDEPFLGRSMGHERDYSDAVAAEIDSEVRALIELAHDEAWEILVEYRDVLDTMVLELMEKETITQQDMDRICARVQKRAPMSPFNGFGKRLPSEAPPVLTPAEREKLKAQAEADGQIAVGGGNATASDMNPNGNVEGH is encoded by the coding sequence ATGGAACGTACGCGTTTCTTCCGCCGCCCGGTGGTCTGGATCATTCTGGTGATCATCGGTGCTATTGCGCTGAGCTCATTCTTCACCAGTGGTCCGAGCTACCAGCGAGTCGATACTTCCGTCGTCCTCGAGCGACTCAACCAGCCCGGCATCAAGAAGGTCATCCAGGAGGACAAGGAGCAGACGCTCCAGCTCGAACTGGCGGCCCCGGAGCGGTTCGACGGCAAGACCACGGACAAGATCGAGACCCAGTATCCGTACGAGCTGACGGACGAGATCTGGAACGACGTCCAGCAGGCGAAGACCCAGGGCCGGATCACCGGCACGATCGACGCCACGGTCTCCGGCGACAGCATCCTGCTGAGCCTGCTCGTCAACCTGCTGCCGATCGCGATCCTCGTGATCCTGCTGCTGCTGTTCATGTCGCAGATGCAGGGCGGTGGCTCCCGGGTCCTCAACTTCGGCAAGTCCAAGGCCAAGATGCTGACCAAGGACATGCCCAAGACGACGTTCGCCGACGTGGCGGGCGCCGACGAGGCCGTCGAAGAGCTCCAGGAGATCAAGGACTTCCTGCAGAACCCGGCGAAGTACCAGGCCCTCGGCGCCAAGATCCCGAAGGGCGTGCTGCTGTTCGGCCAGCCCGGTACGGGTAAGACGCTGCTGGCCCGCGCGGTCGCCGGCGAGGCCGGGGTGCCGTTCTACTCGATCTCGGGTTCGGACTTCGTCGAGATGTTCGTCGGTGTCGGTGCGAGCCGCGTCCGCGACCTCTTCGAGCAGGCCAAGGCGAACGCGCCGGCCATCGTCTTCGTCGACGAGATCGACGCCGTCGGCCGTCACCGCGGCGCCGGCATGGGCGGCGGTCACGACGAGCGCGAGCAGACGCTGAACCAGCTCCTCGTCGAGATGGACGGCTTCGACACCAAGGGCGGCGTCATCCTCATCGCCGCCACGAACCGTCCCGACATCCTCGACCCGGCGCTGCTGCGTCCCGGCCGCTTCGACCGCCAGATCCCGGTCGACAACCCGGACATGGAAGGCCGCCGCGCCATCCTGCGGGTGCACGCCAAGGGCAAGCCGTTCACGCCGGACGTCGACCTCGACTCGGTGGCCCGGCGCACCCCCGGCTTCTCCGGCGCCGACCTGGCCAACGTCATCAACGAGGCCGCGCTGCTGACCGCCCGCAACGACAAGCGGGCGATCTCCAACTATTACCTCGAGGAGGCGATCGACCGGGTCATCGCCGGCCCCGAGCGGCGCTCCCGGGCGATGAGCGACAACGAGAAGAAGATCACCGCGTACCACGAGGGTGGGCACGCTCTGGTGGCGTACGCGCTGCCGCACTCCGCCCCGGTGCACAAGGTGACGATCCTGCCGCGTGGCCGCTCGCTCGGGCACACGCTGGTGCTGCCGACCGAGGACAAGTACACCCAGACCCGCGCCGAGATGATCGACACCCTGGCGTACGCGCTGGGCGGCCGGGCCGCGGAGGAGCTCGTCTTCCACGAGCCCACCACCGGCGCCGGCAACGACATCGAGAAGGCGTCCGGCCTGGCCCGCGCCATGGTCACCCAGTACGGCATGAGCTCCAAGCTGGGCGCGGTCAAGTACGGCTCGAACAACGACGAGCCGTTCCTGGGCCGCTCGATGGGCCACGAGCGCGACTACTCCGACGCGGTCGCCGCCGAGATCGACTCCGAGGTGCGCGCGCTCATCGAGCTGGCGCACGACGAAGCCTGGGAGATCCTCGTCGAGTACCGCGACGTGCTCGACACCATGGTCCTGGAGCTGATGGAGAAGGAAACCATCACCCAGCAGGACATGGACCGCATCTGCGCCCGGGTGCAGAAGCGCGCGCCGATGTCGCCGTTCAACGGCTTCGGCAAGCGGCTGCCGTCCGAGGCGCCCCCGGTCCTCACCCCCGCCGAGCGCGAGAAGCTCAAGGCGCAGGCGGAGGCCGACGGGCAGATCGCGGTCGGCGGCGGGAACGCCACCGCGTCGGACATGAACCCGAACGGCAACGTGGAGGGGCACTGA
- the folE gene encoding GTP cyclohydrolase I FolE gives MSTDASSTEPVDSDDELDYLAARLVDGKLTGSPVEQAVDLARIEKAVREILLAIGEDPDRDGLQRTPSRVARAYAELFAGLRVDPAKVLTTTFEANHEELVLVRDIEVMSLCEHHLLPFRGVAHIGYIPGVDGRITGLSKLARLVEVFARRPQVQERLTSQIADLLMAKLDPRGAIVVLECEHMCMEMRGIRKAGARTVTSAVRGAFQSDGKVRAEAMALINAR, from the coding sequence CTGAGCACCGACGCCAGCTCGACGGAGCCCGTGGACTCCGACGACGAGCTCGACTACCTCGCCGCGCGTCTGGTCGACGGCAAGCTCACCGGTTCTCCGGTCGAGCAGGCCGTCGACCTGGCCCGCATCGAGAAAGCGGTCCGGGAGATCCTCCTCGCCATCGGTGAGGACCCAGACCGCGACGGTCTCCAGCGCACCCCTTCCCGGGTGGCCCGGGCGTACGCCGAACTCTTCGCCGGCCTGCGCGTCGACCCGGCCAAGGTCCTCACCACCACGTTCGAGGCCAACCACGAGGAGCTCGTGCTGGTCCGCGACATCGAAGTGATGAGCCTCTGCGAGCACCACCTGCTGCCGTTCCGCGGCGTGGCCCACATCGGCTACATCCCGGGCGTGGACGGCCGCATCACCGGCCTGTCGAAACTCGCCCGCCTCGTCGAGGTCTTCGCCCGTCGCCCCCAGGTCCAGGAACGCCTCACCTCCCAGATCGCCGACCTCCTCATGGCCAAACTCGACCCCCGCGGCGCGATCGTCGTCCTGGAATGCGAGCACATGTGCATGGAGATGCGCGGCATCCGCAAAGCGGGGGCGCGCACGGTGACATCGGCGGTGCGGGGGGCGTTCCAGAGCGACGGCAAGGTGCGCGCCGAGGCGATGGCTCTCATAAACGCCCGCTGA
- a CDS encoding RidA family protein: MIEKLNPPTVHDPAGYSHVTISTAGRLAHLAGQCPLDLAGTVVGEPGDYAAQTEQVVANCLAVLAAAGARPADVVRSIVYVVSPDSGVLGSVWQRLAASELAPAFTTASTLLGVAALGYEGQLVEIDLTAALPG, translated from the coding sequence GTGATCGAGAAGCTCAACCCGCCGACCGTCCACGACCCGGCCGGCTACAGCCACGTCACCATCTCCACCGCCGGACGGCTGGCCCACCTGGCCGGCCAATGCCCCCTCGACCTCGCCGGCACCGTCGTCGGGGAGCCGGGCGACTACGCGGCGCAGACCGAGCAGGTGGTCGCCAACTGCCTCGCGGTCCTGGCCGCGGCCGGCGCCCGCCCCGCCGACGTCGTCCGTTCCATCGTGTACGTCGTCAGCCCGGACAGCGGGGTACTGGGGAGCGTGTGGCAGCGGCTGGCGGCCTCCGAGCTCGCCCCGGCGTTCACCACGGCCAGCACGCTGCTCGGCGTAGCGGCGCTGGGCTACGAGGGGCAGCTGGTCGAGATCGACCTGACAGCGGCGCTGCCCGGCTGA
- a CDS encoding FtsK/SpoIIIE domain-containing protein, producing MASTGRIEQAAALHRQAEATVAAAAAALDGQAPPAADSLEQHRLAEELRAAANALVPGWLGSPLDAASAVAPLGGTEPPQFVRLGVAQPLDDARFPAIVPLLGSGHLTIDADARDPRVAGLLRCLLVRLLAAAPAGSLLVRGVDASRGAVFAPFAMLADAGLMAPPAEDLSGLRDVLSEAEKWLRPARGGAVRRNRRDRVMLLVVACLPQLTEGGELNRIAWLAQQGPESGLHLIVAGWPPPPLTPDTMQPPLPRTTQVSLRNPYAVVGNPPGATFGSMPEAVWLNAPVFLDEDPPPHLVDAVCRELTAHSVAASQVTLSDLLPEPSDELWTGDAADGLGTTVGHDGDTPVVLQFNDLTPHWMVGGRSGAGKTAFLINVLYGLGARYSPDELNLYLLDFKEGVSFAEFVPTVRDRTWLPHARAVGVESDREYGLAVLRELDAEMTRRSVAYKRAGVTRFAELRTTAAEEGRGKPMPRVLCVIDEFQVLLAGNDPMATEAVQLLESLARKGRSYGIHLVLASQTVLGVEALYAKRDSIFGQFPVRIALPGGGDVLEPTNDSAAGLPLGTAVVNTAGGLGGPRGATRGHERIVRFPDPHADRDVLSDLRHKLWGARDPEATPPRIFAGYAHQHLADDPTYRAALAGRAGRPAALVGRVIDVNLSTAAFPLDASPGRHLAIFGSQATGAEVLEAAARSVAAHHAPRTTRFVISSLVAEGDGLAEALAAEIAHRQEVVVVDAAGLAAELDLERPGYRVVFGMDAASPGTLPTLRQLLREGPSRGVHLLSWWRGLRRFSEETGGSTGREDVAGLVFLNVPQQDVTLMLGQPVDWQPRENRALLHDRHAGRTVTFVPFVQPEVDR from the coding sequence GTGGCGTCGACGGGGCGGATCGAGCAGGCCGCTGCCCTGCACCGCCAGGCGGAGGCCACCGTTGCGGCCGCCGCCGCCGCGTTGGACGGGCAGGCGCCGCCCGCTGCCGATTCGTTGGAGCAGCATCGGCTGGCCGAGGAGTTGCGGGCCGCCGCCAACGCTCTCGTGCCCGGGTGGCTGGGGTCGCCGCTGGATGCGGCTTCCGCGGTTGCGCCGCTGGGCGGGACGGAGCCTCCGCAGTTCGTTCGCCTCGGGGTCGCCCAGCCTCTCGACGATGCTCGTTTTCCGGCGATTGTTCCGTTGCTCGGCAGCGGGCATCTCACGATCGACGCCGACGCTCGCGATCCTCGGGTGGCGGGACTGCTCCGCTGTCTGCTGGTGCGCCTGCTGGCCGCCGCGCCCGCCGGGTCGTTGCTGGTGCGCGGGGTCGATGCGTCGCGGGGGGCGGTTTTCGCGCCGTTTGCGATGCTGGCCGATGCCGGGCTGATGGCGCCGCCGGCCGAGGATCTGAGCGGGCTGCGGGATGTGCTCAGCGAGGCGGAGAAGTGGTTGCGCCCGGCGCGGGGCGGTGCGGTGCGGCGTAACCGGCGGGACCGCGTGATGCTGCTCGTCGTCGCGTGCCTGCCGCAGCTCACCGAGGGTGGGGAACTGAACCGGATCGCCTGGCTGGCGCAGCAGGGCCCCGAGTCCGGGCTGCATCTGATCGTCGCCGGTTGGCCGCCTCCGCCGCTGACCCCGGACACCATGCAGCCGCCGCTGCCGCGTACCACTCAGGTGTCGCTGCGGAATCCGTACGCGGTGGTGGGCAATCCGCCCGGGGCGACGTTCGGGTCCATGCCGGAGGCGGTGTGGCTCAACGCGCCCGTCTTCCTGGACGAGGATCCGCCGCCGCACCTGGTCGACGCAGTGTGCCGGGAGTTGACCGCGCACTCGGTCGCCGCTTCCCAGGTGACGCTCTCCGACCTGTTGCCGGAGCCGTCGGACGAGCTCTGGACCGGGGACGCCGCCGACGGGCTGGGCACCACGGTGGGCCATGACGGGGACACCCCCGTCGTCCTGCAGTTCAACGACCTCACTCCGCATTGGATGGTCGGCGGGCGGTCCGGCGCCGGCAAGACCGCCTTCCTCATCAACGTTCTGTACGGGCTGGGCGCCCGGTACAGCCCCGACGAGCTCAACCTGTACCTGCTGGACTTCAAGGAAGGCGTCTCGTTCGCCGAGTTCGTGCCGACCGTGCGGGACCGGACCTGGTTGCCGCACGCGCGGGCCGTCGGCGTCGAGTCCGACCGGGAGTACGGGCTCGCCGTGCTGCGCGAGCTCGACGCCGAGATGACCCGCCGGTCGGTGGCGTACAAGCGGGCGGGCGTGACCCGGTTCGCCGAGCTGCGCACGACGGCGGCCGAGGAGGGGCGCGGCAAGCCGATGCCGCGGGTGCTCTGCGTCATCGACGAGTTCCAGGTGCTGCTGGCCGGCAACGACCCGATGGCCACCGAGGCCGTGCAGCTGCTGGAGTCCCTGGCGCGCAAGGGCCGCTCGTACGGCATCCACCTGGTGCTCGCCAGCCAGACCGTCCTCGGCGTCGAGGCCCTGTACGCCAAGCGCGACTCGATCTTCGGCCAGTTCCCGGTCCGGATCGCGCTGCCCGGCGGCGGCGACGTGCTGGAGCCCACCAACGACTCGGCCGCCGGCCTGCCGCTGGGCACCGCGGTCGTCAACACGGCGGGCGGGCTGGGCGGCCCGCGCGGCGCCACCCGCGGGCACGAGCGGATCGTCCGCTTCCCCGACCCGCACGCGGACCGAGACGTGCTCAGCGATCTGCGGCACAAGCTGTGGGGCGCCCGCGACCCGGAGGCGACCCCGCCGCGGATCTTCGCCGGGTACGCCCACCAGCACCTCGCCGACGACCCGACGTACCGGGCGGCGCTCGCGGGGCGGGCGGGACGTCCGGCGGCCCTGGTCGGGCGGGTGATCGACGTGAACCTGTCCACCGCGGCGTTCCCACTCGACGCGTCCCCGGGCCGCCACTTGGCGATCTTCGGCTCGCAGGCGACGGGTGCGGAGGTCCTGGAGGCGGCGGCCCGCAGCGTTGCCGCCCACCACGCACCCCGTACGACAAGATTTGTGATCTCGTCCCTCGTCGCCGAGGGTGACGGCCTCGCCGAGGCCCTCGCCGCGGAGATCGCGCACCGGCAGGAGGTCGTGGTGGTCGACGCCGCCGGCCTCGCCGCCGAGCTGGACCTGGAACGGCCCGGCTACCGCGTGGTGTTCGGCATGGACGCCGCGAGCCCGGGCACGCTGCCCACGCTGCGTCAGCTGCTGCGCGAGGGCCCGAGCCGCGGCGTGCACCTGCTGTCGTGGTGGCGCGGGCTGCGCCGGTTCAGCGAGGAGACCGGCGGCAGCACCGGCCGCGAGGACGTCGCCGGCCTGGTGTTCCTCAACGTGCCGCAGCAGGACGTCACGCTGATGCTGGGCCAGCCCGTCGACTGGCAGCCGCGGGAGAACAGGGCGTTGCTGCATGACCGGCACGCCGGCCGTACGGTGACGTTCGTGCCGTTCGTGCAGCCCGAGGTGGACCGATGA